A portion of the Streptomyces sp. YPW6 genome contains these proteins:
- a CDS encoding bifunctional GNAT family N-acetyltransferase/acetate--CoA ligase family protein: MEPTPEQRPHLAYPDHWEADVVLRDGGTARIRPITTDDAERLVSFYEQVSDESKYYRFFAPYPRLSDRDVHRFTHHDYVDRVGLAVTTGGEFIGTVRYDRIDDRGRPASAPADEAEVAFLVQDAHQGRGVASALLEHIAAVARERGIRRFAAEVLPANNKMIKVFRDAGYTQRRSFEDGSVHLTLDLEPTEKSLAVQRGREQRAEARSVQRLLAPGSVAVIGTGRTPGGVGRTVLRNLLAAGYTGRAYAVNRAFDEGPATLDGVPAHRSLGEIDEQIDLAVIAVPAHRVPEAVADCGEHGVQGLVVLSAGYAERGAEGRALQRELVRQARSYGMRIIGPNAFGIINTADTVRLNASLAPESPARGRIGLFTQSGAIGIALLSGLHRRGAGLSSFISAGNRADVSGNDFLQYSFEDPDTDVALLYLESLGNPRKFTRLARRTAAVKPVVVVKGARHSGTNPPGHAVPVSRIPDTTVSALMRQAGVIRVDTVTEMVDAGLLLAGQPLPAGPRVAILGNSESLGLLTYDACLAEGLRPRPPVDLTTAASPQDFREALAEALADGTCDAVIVTAIPWVGENGEAETGDGEVLAQALTGAVAGGSAKPVAVVHVEIGGLAEALAAASSTVAPRPRTTAPRTASPEPAADRASTTTTTTTPDGTATTTPATPAARTGSTAPGTATTPAAPGTPTAHPASRRATAVPVPGTATSTTPASGTPTPATPTSGTATSARPAPEAAAPEAPPRPGRIPAYPAAERAVRALAEAVKYAQWRRQAAVPGKVPEFLDDTIDEAGAAALIEEQLVTAPDPRGRPLTHDEARELLRHYGIDVRPTLPAPDPESAVAAAARLGYPVALKTTAPHLRHRADLGGVRLDVADEEALRRAYGELTDLLGKPAELLPVVQAMAPRGVDTVVRASIDAAAGAILSFGLAGAPSELLGDTAHRLVPATDRDAAELIRSIRAAPVLFGWRGSAPVDTAALEELLLRLSRLVDDHPEVVSVALEPVVVAPQGLTVLGASVRLAPPPARSDVGPRRLPNY; encoded by the coding sequence ATGGAGCCCACGCCGGAACAGCGTCCGCATCTCGCGTACCCCGACCACTGGGAAGCGGACGTGGTGCTCCGTGACGGGGGCACCGCACGCATCAGGCCGATCACCACGGACGACGCCGAGCGACTGGTCAGCTTCTACGAGCAGGTGTCCGACGAGTCGAAGTACTACCGCTTCTTCGCCCCGTATCCCCGCCTATCGGACCGGGACGTGCACCGCTTCACCCATCACGACTACGTCGACCGGGTGGGACTGGCCGTCACGACCGGCGGCGAGTTCATCGGGACCGTCCGCTACGACCGCATCGACGACCGGGGCCGCCCCGCCTCCGCCCCCGCCGACGAGGCCGAGGTCGCCTTCCTCGTGCAGGACGCCCACCAGGGCCGCGGGGTCGCCTCGGCGCTGCTGGAACACATCGCCGCGGTCGCCCGCGAGCGCGGCATCCGGCGCTTCGCCGCCGAGGTGCTCCCCGCCAACAACAAGATGATCAAGGTGTTCCGGGACGCCGGGTACACCCAGCGGCGCAGCTTCGAGGACGGCTCCGTCCACCTCACCCTCGACCTCGAACCCACCGAGAAGTCCCTCGCCGTCCAGCGCGGCCGCGAACAGCGCGCCGAGGCCCGCTCGGTGCAGCGCCTCCTCGCGCCCGGTTCCGTCGCGGTCATCGGCACCGGCCGCACCCCCGGTGGAGTGGGCCGCACGGTCCTGCGCAACCTCCTCGCCGCCGGCTACACCGGCCGCGCCTACGCGGTGAACCGCGCCTTCGACGAGGGCCCGGCCACGCTCGACGGGGTCCCCGCCCACCGCTCGCTCGGCGAGATCGACGAACAGATCGACCTCGCCGTCATCGCCGTCCCCGCCCACCGGGTGCCCGAAGCCGTCGCCGACTGCGGCGAACACGGCGTCCAGGGTCTGGTCGTCCTCTCCGCCGGTTACGCCGAGCGGGGCGCCGAGGGCCGCGCGCTCCAGCGCGAACTGGTCCGCCAGGCCCGCTCGTACGGCATGCGGATCATCGGCCCGAACGCCTTCGGCATCATCAACACCGCCGACACCGTCCGGCTGAACGCCTCCCTCGCCCCCGAGTCGCCCGCCCGCGGCCGGATCGGCCTGTTCACGCAGTCCGGCGCGATCGGCATCGCCCTGCTCTCCGGCCTCCACCGGCGCGGCGCGGGCCTGTCCTCGTTCATCTCGGCGGGCAACCGGGCCGACGTCTCCGGCAACGACTTCCTCCAGTACTCCTTCGAGGACCCGGACACCGACGTCGCCCTGCTCTACCTCGAATCGCTCGGCAACCCCCGCAAGTTCACCCGCCTCGCCCGCCGCACCGCCGCCGTCAAGCCCGTCGTCGTGGTCAAGGGCGCCCGGCACAGCGGCACCAACCCGCCCGGCCACGCCGTCCCGGTCAGCCGCATCCCCGACACCACGGTCTCCGCGCTGATGCGCCAGGCCGGTGTCATCCGGGTCGACACCGTGACCGAGATGGTCGACGCCGGGCTCCTGCTGGCCGGCCAGCCCCTCCCGGCCGGCCCCCGGGTCGCCATCCTCGGCAACTCGGAGTCCCTCGGTCTGCTGACGTACGACGCCTGCCTCGCCGAGGGGCTGCGCCCGCGCCCGCCGGTCGACCTCACCACCGCCGCCTCCCCGCAGGACTTCCGCGAGGCCCTGGCCGAGGCGCTGGCGGACGGGACCTGCGACGCCGTGATCGTCACCGCCATCCCGTGGGTGGGGGAGAACGGGGAGGCCGAGACCGGCGACGGCGAGGTGCTGGCCCAGGCCCTGACCGGGGCGGTGGCCGGGGGATCGGCCAAGCCGGTGGCCGTCGTCCACGTCGAGATCGGCGGCCTCGCCGAGGCCCTGGCCGCCGCGAGCAGCACGGTGGCGCCCCGTCCCCGGACCACCGCGCCCCGGACAGCATCCCCGGAACCAGCCGCGGACCGTGCCTCGACCACGACCACGACCACGACCCCGGACGGGACCGCGACCACCACCCCGGCGACGCCCGCAGCCCGGACGGGGTCCACCGCGCCCGGAACGGCGACCACCCCGGCAGCCCCCGGAACGCCGACGGCTCACCCCGCCTCTCGCCGTGCCACCGCTGTGCCGGTCCCCGGAACGGCGACCTCCACGACACCTGCCTCCGGAACGCCGACCCCCGCGACGCCCACATCCGGAACAGCGACCTCCGCAAGGCCCGCACCCGAAGCCGCAGCGCCCGAAGCTCCGCCCCGCCCCGGCCGCATCCCCGCCTACCCTGCCGCCGAACGTGCCGTGCGCGCTCTCGCCGAGGCCGTGAAGTACGCCCAGTGGCGGCGGCAGGCGGCCGTCCCCGGCAAGGTCCCCGAGTTCCTCGACGACACCATCGACGAGGCGGGCGCCGCCGCCCTGATCGAGGAGCAGCTCGTCACCGCACCCGATCCGCGCGGGCGCCCGCTCACCCACGACGAGGCCCGCGAGCTGCTCCGCCACTACGGCATCGACGTACGCCCCACCCTGCCCGCCCCCGATCCCGAGTCGGCCGTCGCCGCGGCGGCCCGGCTCGGCTACCCGGTGGCCCTCAAGACCACCGCGCCCCACCTGCGCCACCGCGCCGACCTCGGCGGGGTCCGCCTCGACGTCGCCGACGAGGAAGCGCTGCGCCGGGCGTACGGAGAGCTCACCGACCTCCTCGGCAAGCCCGCCGAACTGCTTCCCGTCGTCCAGGCGATGGCCCCGCGCGGCGTGGACACCGTCGTGCGGGCCTCCATCGACGCGGCGGCCGGGGCGATCCTCTCCTTCGGCCTCGCGGGAGCGCCCTCCGAACTGCTCGGCGACACCGCGCACCGGCTGGTCCCCGCCACCGACCGGGACGCCGCCGAGCTGATCCGGTCCATCAGGGCGGCCCCGGTGCTGTTCGGCTGGCGCGGCTCGGCCCCGGTCGACACGGCCGCGCTGGAGGAGCTGCTGCTGCGGCTGTCCCGGCTGGTCGACGACCACCCGGAAGTGGTCTCCGTCGCCCTCGAACCCGTCGTGGTCGCCCCGCAGGGACTCACCGTGCTCGGGGCGAGCGTCCGCCTCGCCCCGCCGCCCGCCCGGAGCGACGTCGGCCCCCGCCGCCTTCCGAACTACTGA
- a CDS encoding M23 family metallopeptidase: MAFTRATGKHRAPSRLTRRSVRAAGIAALATTGVLGSLSSPALAADTEATKVADTGLTQALSLDAALAEQIDAQADAQQRQADAAAKAKAKAAAEAREKAAKAKAKAEAERKAEARAKEIREEKARAARAAERARLNAFHLPVAGSHVTTGYNAGGSLWSSGSHSGVDFQAASGSSVVAVGAGTVVEAGWGGAYGNNIVLRMADGTYTQYGHLSSIGVSVGQSVSSGQQIGLSGSTGNSTGPHLHFEARTTPDYGSDMDPVAYLRSHGLNV; this comes from the coding sequence ATGGCGTTCACCCGTGCCACCGGGAAGCACCGTGCCCCGAGCCGCCTCACGCGCCGGAGCGTCCGGGCCGCAGGCATCGCGGCCCTGGCCACCACCGGAGTCCTCGGCTCGCTGTCCTCCCCGGCCCTCGCCGCGGACACCGAGGCCACCAAGGTCGCCGACACCGGCCTCACCCAGGCTCTGTCCCTCGACGCCGCCCTCGCCGAGCAGATCGACGCACAGGCCGACGCCCAGCAGCGGCAGGCCGACGCGGCCGCCAAGGCCAAGGCCAAGGCCGCCGCCGAGGCCCGCGAGAAGGCCGCCAAGGCCAAGGCGAAGGCCGAGGCCGAGCGCAAGGCCGAAGCCCGCGCCAAGGAGATCCGCGAGGAGAAGGCCCGTGCCGCCCGCGCCGCCGAGCGCGCCCGGCTGAACGCCTTCCACCTCCCGGTCGCCGGCTCCCACGTCACCACCGGCTACAACGCGGGCGGCTCCCTCTGGTCCTCCGGCAGCCACTCCGGCGTGGACTTCCAGGCCGCGTCCGGCAGTTCCGTCGTCGCCGTCGGCGCCGGTACCGTCGTCGAGGCCGGCTGGGGCGGTGCGTACGGCAACAACATCGTGCTCCGGATGGCGGACGGCACCTACACCCAGTACGGCCACCTCTCCTCCATCGGCGTCTCCGTCGGCCAGAGCGTCTCCTCCGGCCAGCAGATCGGCCTCTCCGGCTCCACGGGCAACTCCACCGGCCCGCACCTGCACTTCGAGGCCCGCACCACCCCCGACTACGGCTCCGACATGGACCCCGTCGCCTACCTGCGCTCCCACGGTCTGAACGTCTGA
- a CDS encoding pitrilysin family protein → MPMGHTATAQAGSGGLTATEHRLANGLRVVLSEDHLTPVAAVCLWYDVGSRHEVKGRTGLAHLFEHLMFQGSGQVQGNGHFELVQGAGGSLNGTTSFERTNYFETMPTHQVELALWLEADRMGSLLAALDEESMENQRDVVKNERRQRYDNVPYGTAFEKLTALSYPEGHPYHHTPIGSMADLDAATLEDARAFFRTYYAPNNAVLSVVGDIDPEQTLAWIERYFGSIPSHDGKQPPRDGTLPEIIGEQLREVVHEEVPARALMAAYRLPHDGTRACDAADLALTVLGGGESSRLHNRLVRRDRTAVAAGFGLLRLAGAPSLGWLDVKTSGGVEVETIEAAVDEELARFAAEGPTPGEMERAQAQLEREWLDRLGTVAGRADELCRYAVLFGDPQLALTAVGRVLDVTAEEVRAAAAAALRPDNRAVLVYEPIEPADEAAEGEEGTDAHEGAAK, encoded by the coding sequence ATGCCCATGGGTCACACGGCCACCGCACAGGCCGGTTCCGGCGGCTTGACAGCGACCGAGCACCGCCTGGCCAACGGCCTGCGTGTGGTGCTCTCCGAGGACCATCTGACCCCGGTCGCCGCGGTCTGCCTCTGGTACGACGTCGGCTCGCGCCACGAGGTCAAGGGACGCACCGGCCTGGCTCACCTCTTCGAGCACCTGATGTTCCAGGGCTCGGGCCAGGTCCAGGGGAACGGCCACTTCGAGCTCGTCCAGGGGGCCGGCGGCTCGCTCAACGGCACGACCAGCTTCGAGCGGACCAACTACTTCGAGACCATGCCCACCCACCAGGTGGAGCTCGCCCTGTGGCTCGAAGCCGACCGGATGGGCTCCCTCCTCGCCGCGCTCGACGAGGAATCCATGGAGAACCAGCGCGACGTCGTCAAGAACGAGCGCCGCCAGCGTTACGACAACGTGCCCTACGGCACCGCGTTCGAGAAGCTGACCGCCCTCTCCTACCCCGAGGGCCACCCCTACCACCACACCCCGATCGGCTCCATGGCCGACCTGGACGCGGCCACGCTGGAGGACGCCCGCGCGTTCTTCCGTACGTACTACGCGCCCAACAACGCGGTGCTCTCCGTGGTCGGCGACATCGATCCCGAGCAGACCCTCGCCTGGATCGAGAGGTACTTCGGTTCGATCCCCTCCCACGACGGCAAGCAGCCGCCGCGCGACGGGACACTGCCCGAGATCATCGGTGAGCAGCTGCGCGAAGTGGTCCACGAGGAGGTTCCGGCGCGCGCCCTGATGGCCGCCTACCGGCTCCCGCACGACGGCACCCGCGCCTGCGACGCCGCGGACCTGGCGCTGACCGTGCTGGGCGGCGGCGAGTCCTCCCGGCTGCACAACCGCCTGGTCCGGCGCGACCGTACGGCCGTGGCGGCGGGCTTCGGCCTGCTGCGGCTCGCCGGGGCTCCCTCGCTGGGCTGGCTGGACGTCAAGACCTCCGGCGGCGTCGAGGTGGAGACGATCGAGGCCGCCGTCGACGAGGAGCTGGCCCGGTTCGCCGCCGAAGGTCCCACGCCCGGGGAAATGGAGCGGGCCCAGGCGCAGTTGGAGCGCGAATGGCTCGACCGGCTCGGCACCGTCGCCGGGCGCGCCGACGAACTGTGCCGCTACGCCGTCCTGTTCGGCGACCCGCAGCTGGCCCTGACCGCCGTGGGCCGCGTCCTGGACGTCACCGCGGAGGAGGTGCGCGCGGCGGCCGCCGCGGCCCTGCGTCCCGACAACCGGGCCGTGCTGGTCTACGAGCCCATCGAGCCGGCCGACGAGGCCGCCGAGGGCGAAGAAGGCACCGACGCGCACGAGGGGGCGGCCAAGTGA
- a CDS encoding DNA topoisomerase (ATP-hydrolyzing) subunit A: MARRSTKTPPPDDFEEKILDIDVVDEMQGSFLEYAYSVIYSRALPDARDGMKPVHRRIVSQMNEMGLRPDRGYVKCARVVGEVMGKLHPHGDASIYDALVRMAQPFSMRLPLVDGHGNFGSLGNDDPPAAMRYTECRMADATSLMTEAIDEDTVDFQSNYDGQEREPVVLPAAYPNLLVNGVSGIAVGMATNMPPHNLGEVIAAARHLIKHPGADVETLMRFVPGPDLPTGGRIVGLTGIKDAYTAGRGSFKIRATVSVENVTARRKGLVVTELPFTVGPEKVISKIKDLVSAKKLQGIADVKDLTDRAHGLRLVIEVKNGFVPEAVLEQLYKLTPMEESFGINNVALVDGQPLTLGLKELLEVYLDHRFEVVRRRSEFRRTKRRDRLHLVEGLIVALLDIDEVIRIIRDSDNSAQAKERLMERFSLSEIQTQYILDTPLRRLTRFDRIELEGERDKLNGEIEALTAILESDAELRKLVSSELAAVAKKFGTARRTVLLESAGAQIASVPLEVADDPCRVLLSSTGLLARTANAEPVEISEDARRTKHDVIVSAVAATARGDVGAVTSTGRLLRLSVIDLPQLPDTHAEPNLSGGAQISEFLTLEADEELICLTTLGEDSPGLAIGTLQGVVKRVVPDYPSNKDELEVITLKDGDRIVGASELRTGEEDLVFITSDAQLLRYPAASVRPQGRPAGGMAGVKLAAGAEVLSFTAVDPAADAVVFTVAGSHGTLDDSVLTSKLTPFDQYPRKGRATGGVRCQRFLKGEDVLVFAWAGPTPARAAQKNGTPAKLPEPDPRRDGSGTPLLETVAVIAGPPLY, from the coding sequence ATGGCCCGCCGTAGCACGAAGACCCCGCCGCCGGACGACTTCGAGGAGAAGATCCTCGACATCGACGTCGTCGACGAAATGCAGGGCTCCTTCCTCGAGTACGCGTACTCGGTGATCTACTCCAGGGCCCTGCCCGACGCCCGCGACGGCATGAAGCCGGTGCACCGCCGGATCGTGTCCCAGATGAACGAGATGGGACTGCGCCCGGACCGCGGCTACGTGAAGTGCGCCCGCGTCGTCGGCGAGGTCATGGGCAAGCTGCACCCGCACGGTGACGCCTCGATCTACGACGCCCTGGTCCGTATGGCGCAGCCGTTCTCGATGCGTCTTCCCCTGGTCGACGGCCACGGCAACTTCGGCTCCCTCGGCAATGACGACCCGCCGGCCGCCATGCGGTACACCGAGTGCCGGATGGCCGACGCCACGTCGTTGATGACCGAGGCGATCGACGAGGACACCGTCGACTTCCAGTCGAACTACGACGGCCAGGAGCGCGAGCCGGTCGTCCTGCCGGCCGCCTACCCCAATCTGCTGGTCAACGGGGTCTCCGGGATCGCCGTGGGCATGGCCACCAACATGCCCCCGCACAACCTGGGCGAGGTCATCGCCGCCGCCCGGCATCTGATCAAGCACCCGGGCGCGGACGTCGAGACGCTGATGCGCTTCGTCCCGGGCCCCGACCTGCCCACCGGCGGCCGCATCGTCGGGCTGACCGGCATCAAGGACGCGTACACGGCGGGCCGCGGCTCGTTCAAGATCCGCGCCACCGTCTCCGTGGAGAACGTGACCGCCCGCCGCAAGGGCCTCGTCGTCACCGAACTGCCCTTCACCGTCGGCCCGGAGAAGGTGATCTCCAAGATCAAGGACCTGGTCTCGGCGAAGAAGCTCCAGGGCATCGCCGACGTCAAGGACCTCACCGACCGGGCGCACGGGCTGCGCCTCGTCATCGAGGTGAAGAACGGCTTCGTGCCGGAAGCGGTGCTGGAGCAGCTCTACAAGCTGACGCCGATGGAGGAGTCGTTCGGCATCAACAACGTGGCGCTGGTCGACGGCCAGCCGCTCACCCTGGGCCTCAAGGAACTGCTGGAGGTCTATCTCGACCACCGCTTCGAGGTCGTGCGCCGGCGCAGCGAGTTCCGCCGCACCAAGCGGCGCGACCGGCTGCATCTGGTCGAGGGCCTGATCGTCGCGCTCCTCGACATCGACGAGGTCATCCGGATCATCCGGGACAGCGACAACTCCGCGCAGGCGAAGGAGCGCCTGATGGAGCGCTTCTCGCTGAGCGAGATCCAGACGCAGTACATCCTGGACACCCCGCTGCGCCGCCTCACCCGGTTCGACCGGATCGAGCTGGAAGGCGAGCGCGACAAGCTGAACGGCGAGATCGAGGCGCTGACCGCGATCCTGGAGTCGGACGCGGAGCTGCGCAAGCTGGTCTCCTCGGAGCTGGCCGCCGTGGCGAAGAAGTTCGGCACGGCCCGGCGCACGGTGCTGCTGGAGTCGGCCGGTGCGCAGATCGCGTCCGTACCGCTGGAGGTGGCGGACGACCCCTGCCGGGTGCTGCTCTCCTCGACCGGCCTGCTGGCCCGCACGGCGAACGCGGAGCCGGTCGAGATCTCCGAGGACGCCCGGCGGACCAAGCACGACGTGATCGTGTCGGCGGTCGCGGCGACGGCCCGCGGCGATGTCGGGGCGGTCACCTCGACCGGTCGGCTGCTGCGGCTCTCGGTGATCGACCTGCCGCAGCTGCCGGACACGCACGCGGAGCCGAATCTCTCCGGCGGGGCGCAGATCTCCGAGTTCCTCACGCTGGAGGCGGACGAGGAGCTGATCTGCCTCACGACCCTCGGCGAGGACTCTCCGGGGCTCGCGATCGGCACGCTCCAGGGCGTGGTGAAGCGTGTGGTGCCGGACTACCCGTCCAACAAGGACGAGTTGGAGGTCATCACCCTCAAGGACGGTGACCGCATCGTGGGCGCGAGCGAGCTGCGGACGGGCGAGGAGGACCTGGTGTTCATCACCTCCGACGCCCAGTTGCTCCGCTATCCGGCCGCTTCGGTGCGTCCGCAGGGCCGTCCCGCCGGGGGCATGGCGGGCGTGAAGCTGGCGGCCGGGGCCGAGGTGCTGTCGTTCACGGCGGTGGACCCGGCGGCCGACGCGGTCGTGTTCACGGTGGCCGGATCGCACGGCACGCTGGACGATTCGGTGCTGACGTCCAAGCTCACCCCGTTCGACCAGTATCCGCGCAAGGGCCGGGCGACCGGCGGGGTGCGCTGCCAGCGGTTCCTGAAGGGCGAGGACGTCCTGGTGTTCGCCTGGGCGGGCCCCACCCCGGCCCGGGCCGCCCAGAAGAACGGCACGCCGGCGAAGCTGCCGGAGCCGGACCCGAGGCGGGACGGTTCGGGCACGCCGCTGCTCGAGACGGTGGCCGTGATCGCGGGACCGCCGCTGTACTGA
- a CDS encoding HPr family phosphocarrier protein, with product MAERRVNVGWAEGLHARPASIFVRAATASGVPVTIAKADGNPVNAASMLAVLGLGAQGGEEIVLASDADDAEAALDRLAKLVAEGLEELPETV from the coding sequence ATGGCTGAGCGCCGCGTAAACGTCGGTTGGGCCGAGGGCCTGCACGCCCGCCCCGCTTCCATCTTCGTCCGTGCCGCCACGGCCTCCGGCGTCCCCGTGACGATCGCCAAGGCCGACGGCAACCCGGTGAACGCCGCCTCCATGCTGGCCGTGCTCGGCCTGGGCGCGCAGGGTGGCGAGGAGATCGTGCTCGCGTCCGACGCGGACGACGCCGAGGCCGCCCTGGACCGGCTGGCGAAGCTGGTCGCCGAGGGCCTGGAAGAGCTCCCGGAGACCGTCTGA
- a CDS encoding pitrilysin family protein: MEFHPQPTPGTARPWAFPAPERGTLPNGLTVLRCHRPGQQVVAVEIFLDAPLEAEPEGLDGVATIMSRALSEGTDKHSAEEFAAELERCGATLDAHADHPGLRVSLEVPASRLAKALGLVAEALRAPAFAESEIERLVGNRLDEIPHEHANPSRRAAKQLSKELFPATARMSRPRLGTEETVRRIDAAAVRAFFEAHIRPSTATAVIVGDLTGIDLDALLAETLGDWSGNTAQARPVPPITADDTGRVVVVDRPGAVQTQLLIGRIGADRHERVWPAQVLGTYCLGGTLTSRLDRVLREEKGYTYGVRAFSQVLRSSGPDSGGAAMLAISGSVDTESTGPALEDLWKVLRTLAAEGLTDAERETAVQNLVGVAPLKFETAASVASTLADQVEQHLPDDYQAHLYARLAETGTVEATAAVVNAFPVDRLVTVLVGDAAQIAEPVKALGIGEVTVVTG; the protein is encoded by the coding sequence ATGGAGTTCCACCCGCAGCCCACCCCCGGCACGGCCCGCCCCTGGGCCTTCCCGGCGCCCGAGCGGGGCACTCTGCCCAACGGGCTGACCGTGCTGCGCTGCCACCGCCCCGGCCAGCAGGTCGTCGCCGTGGAGATCTTCCTCGACGCGCCGCTGGAGGCCGAGCCCGAGGGCCTGGACGGCGTGGCCACGATCATGTCGCGGGCACTCTCCGAGGGCACCGACAAGCACAGCGCCGAGGAGTTCGCCGCCGAGCTGGAGCGCTGCGGAGCCACGCTCGACGCGCACGCCGACCACCCCGGCCTCCGGGTCTCCCTGGAGGTCCCGGCCTCCCGGCTGGCCAAGGCGCTCGGCCTGGTCGCCGAGGCGCTGCGGGCTCCCGCCTTCGCGGAGAGCGAGATCGAGCGCCTGGTGGGCAACCGCCTCGACGAGATCCCGCACGAGCACGCCAACCCTTCCCGGCGCGCCGCCAAGCAGCTCTCCAAGGAGCTGTTCCCGGCCACCGCCCGGATGTCCCGCCCGCGCCTGGGCACCGAGGAGACGGTCCGGCGGATCGACGCGGCCGCCGTGCGCGCCTTCTTCGAGGCCCACATCCGCCCGTCCACCGCCACCGCCGTGATCGTCGGCGACCTGACCGGCATCGACCTCGACGCCCTGCTGGCGGAGACCCTCGGCGACTGGTCCGGCAACACCGCCCAGGCCCGGCCGGTGCCGCCGATCACCGCGGACGACACCGGCCGCGTCGTCGTCGTGGACCGCCCCGGCGCGGTCCAGACACAGCTGCTGATCGGTCGCATCGGCGCCGACCGGCACGAGCGCGTGTGGCCCGCTCAGGTGCTCGGCACGTACTGCCTGGGCGGCACCCTCACCTCCCGGCTGGACCGGGTGCTGCGCGAGGAGAAGGGCTACACCTACGGTGTGCGCGCCTTCAGCCAGGTGCTGCGCTCCTCCGGCCCGGACTCGGGCGGCGCGGCGATGCTCGCGATCAGCGGCTCGGTGGACACGGAGTCCACCGGACCGGCCCTGGAGGACCTCTGGAAGGTCCTGCGGACGCTGGCCGCCGAGGGGCTGACCGACGCCGAGCGGGAGACGGCCGTGCAGAACCTGGTGGGTGTCGCCCCGCTGAAGTTCGAGACCGCCGCCTCCGTCGCGAGCACCCTGGCCGATCAGGTCGAGCAGCACCTCCCCGACGACTACCAGGCCCACCTCTACGCCCGGCTCGCCGAGACGGGCACCGTGGAGGCGACCGCCGCCGTGGTCAACGCCTTCCCGGTGGACCGCCTGGTCACGGTCCTCGTGGGGGACGCCGCGCAGATCGCCGAGCCGGTGAAGGCCCTCGGGATCGGAGAGGTGACCGTCGTCACCGGCTGA
- a CDS encoding GntR family transcriptional regulator: MRIPAHSVCTAIRDDIVSGVYERGSRLTEELLARRYGVSRVPVREALRTLESEGFVVTRRHAGACVAEPTAQEAADLLEVRMLLEPLGAARAAHRRTEAHLKVLRGLVRLGQERARRGEGEDLRSLGGWFHETLAQASGSPGLIALLTQLRHKIAWMYLVEQPVRPVESWAERGAIVDAVARGDAERARALTAQHAERSTAEHRLRRPDLAARRTAPVPPVRSSQHGVNTAGVRH; the protein is encoded by the coding sequence ATGCGCATTCCCGCGCATTCGGTATGCACGGCAATCCGTGACGACATCGTCTCCGGTGTCTACGAGCGCGGCAGCCGCCTCACCGAGGAGCTGCTGGCCCGCCGCTACGGGGTCTCCCGGGTCCCGGTCCGCGAGGCGCTGCGCACACTGGAGTCCGAGGGTTTCGTGGTCACCCGCAGACATGCCGGCGCCTGTGTCGCCGAGCCCACCGCGCAGGAGGCCGCCGACCTCCTGGAGGTGCGGATGCTCCTGGAGCCGCTGGGGGCGGCCCGCGCCGCCCACCGCCGCACCGAGGCCCACCTCAAGGTGCTCCGCGGTCTGGTCAGGCTGGGCCAGGAGCGGGCCCGCCGGGGTGAGGGGGAGGATCTGCGCTCGCTGGGCGGCTGGTTCCACGAGACCCTCGCCCAGGCCTCAGGCAGTCCCGGGCTCATCGCGCTGCTCACCCAGCTCCGGCACAAGATCGCCTGGATGTACCTGGTCGAGCAGCCGGTCAGGCCGGTCGAGTCCTGGGCCGAGCGCGGTGCGATCGTGGACGCCGTGGCGCGCGGCGACGCCGAACGCGCGAGGGCGCTCACCGCCCAGCACGCGGAACGCTCCACCGCCGAGCACCGGCTCCGCCGCCCGGATCTCGCGGCGCGCCGCACCGCTCCCGTTCCTCCGGTGAGGAGTTCGCAACACGGCGTAAACACGGCGGGTGTCCGGCATTAA